The proteins below are encoded in one region of Coffea arabica cultivar ET-39 chromosome 4c, Coffea Arabica ET-39 HiFi, whole genome shotgun sequence:
- the LOC113708326 gene encoding uncharacterized protein: MALLNVGMDVIDTIDPPASNGHRFILVAIEYFTKWVEAESFKHVTKKMVANFLRDHILCRFGVPETLITDNSAIYRPQMNEAVEAANKNLKKIIRKMTEKHRDWHEKLPYALMAYRTSIRTSTGATPYSLMYGMEAVLPAEVEIPSLCILMETKLEETDWLKQRYEQLFLIDEKRLNAICHGQCYQKRMARATTRKSIGVHLRKATKYLNEFYQCRMRPKYCRGFCINLKLLMPGEKNPDSSLMTESFLACRKPRCIFSFFLLLLFNLYP; encoded by the exons ATGGCCCTGCTCAATgtgggtatggacgtgattgacACAATTgatcctcctgcttcaaatgggcatcgatttatattggttgCAATTGAatactttaccaaatgggttgaagccGAATCATTCAAGCACGTGACAAAGAAGATGGTGGCAAATTTCTTAAGAGATCACATCCTATGCCGATTTGGGGTGCCAGAAACATTGATTACAGATAACTCTGCCATCTATAGACCGCAGATGAACGAAGCTGTGGAAGccgcaaacaagaatttgaagaaaatcatTCGTAAGATGACTGAAAAGCATCGTGACTGGCATGAAAAGCTTCCTTATGCACTAATGGCATACCGTACTTCTATTCGAACTTCAACTGGAGCGACCCCCTACTCGCTTATGTACGGAATGGAAGCTGTGCTACCTGCTGAGGTCGAAATCCCTTCGTTATGTATTCTAATGGAAACCAAGTTGGAAGAgactgattggttaaagcaacGTTATGAACAACTGTTCTTGATAGATGAAAAACGGCTTAATGCTATTTGTCATGGCCAATGTTACCAAAAACGCATGGCCCGGGCTACAACAAGAAAGTCCATCGGCGTACATTTGAGGAAGGCGACAAAGTACTTAAATGAATTTTACCAGTGCAGGATGAGgccaaag TATTGTCGTGGCTTCTGCATTAATCTAAAGCTCTTGATGCCTGGTGAGAAAAATCCTGATTCATCCTTGATGACCGAAAGCTTCCTAGCTTGCAGAAAACCTCGCtgcatcttttcctttttccttcttttgctgttCAATCTGTATCCTTGA